One Salinibacter sp. 10B genomic window, TTCCATAAGAACTTCTGCCTCTGCTTCAGAGAGCACGAATCCACTTCCGGACAGGACACTGCCAATGAAGCTGACTTCCGAATTCTCATCCAACTTCTCAGGGTCAGGCAGCGGCTCTTCATCGGATAGATAGCTGTTTATTTCGTCAACCTCGTCGCCGTCTAAAACGAAATCACCTTCATATTCCCCCTTTTGAATAGTCGTGAGCGTAACTTTCAGATTTGCTTTGCCGGGCCATTTCTTCGAGCGCTCCGCATAGTTTATCGTCCCCCCCTCATTAAGAATCACGGCAAGACCTCCCTCTCGTGTACTGCCCTGCGCGATGGTGTTGGTAGCAATACAGCCGAACCCACCTTCCGAATTCAAAATGTCGAAGATGCGGCGGAAGAAGTAGGCGACGAGATCTGTCGCACCAGCCGGTTCGTACTCGCTCTTGACGTAGGGAAGGAAGTCATCACCAAAAGTACTCTTGAGTTTTCGATTTCCGAGGAACGGTGGGTTTCCTAAGATCACGTCGAACCCGCCCTCAGCGAAGACCTCGGGGAACTCTAGAAACCAGTGGAAAAAGTTCTTCTCATCGCCCACCTTGCAGGCGGCCTCAACGTCCGGGCGGTCCGGCAGGGAACCGGAGCCGTGGAGAAGGCGGCGGAAGGTGCCGTCGGTCATCACCCGGTCTTTGTTCTCCTCAGTTTTCCGGATGAAGAAGGGCGCGACCTGAGCATCGGCGAGAGTCTTCAGGCGCGTCCACTCGTCGGTTTGGAAGCGGTCGAACGCCTCCTTCTTCTTGCGACGCTCATCTACGGTATCGTCAGGCATCGCCTCCAAGTCGTGGAAGCGGCGGGCGAGGCTCTGTAGTTCCTCGCTTACTTCATCTCCCAGTTCAAGCTGAAGACCGCTGGCCGAACGCTTCTCACGCTCCTCCTTGCTTTGCTTACGAAGCGTACGGAGAACGTCGTTATCGTCGCCCGTTACCTTGTAAAACGGATCATTCGGGATCCCCTCTCGGAAACTGTCGACGCGATCGACGCCAATGATGGCGTCACCGCACCTGACGCGGTGGTCGAGAAAGGTTAGAGGTTTGCCGGGGTCGTGTGCTTCCAGCCAGAGGGCAACCTTGCAGAGCTCGACGGCCATCGGATTTTTGTCGACGCCGTAGATGCAGCGGCTGATGACGTCCCGCTTTGCGGTGCGGAGCGCCTCGGGGCTCGGCTGATCTTCGCCGGTGCGCACCACGGCCAACTCGAACGCAATGCGCCGTGCGGCCGCCAGCAGGAAGTGTCCTGACCCACATGCCACGTCACACACAGAAAGTGACAGGAGCGCCTCTTCCCGTTCTTGCGGGTTATCTCCTGCAGCGTTAAGCTTCTTCTCCATGACGGGGACTAGGGCATTCTCAAGGAGCGGACGAACGAGTTCCTCAGGCGTGTAGTGACTCCCGGTGTCGTCGCGCTCTTCCCCTTCCTGAAAGCCAAACCCCCATCCTTTGCCGTGCTCTGGTGAGGCCCCTTCCTGCACAACCGGTTCGTACTCAAGCAGACCTTCGTACACTGACCCAAATTCCTCGACGTTCAGCGCAGCATAGTTCACCCGCGTCCACACGCCCTGCTCGTTCTTGAATCGGGTCAGCCTGCTGAGCGTGTGAAGGAGGGTGCGGTTGTCGAGGACTGCATCCGTTAATGCCCCCAGGGCGTCGGGGGCAAAAAGCTCCCCAGCAAGGGGAGCAATACCAACCTCGGCGCCTACATCCTCTCGTTCGAAGAGCCTAAATGTATTGAGGACACGGAGCCACAAGTCGTGCTTCCGCCCATCGGCAAGTCTTGACTGCTCAGCCAGCGGTCGCAGACGACTCACGGCGTACAACTCATCGTATACTTCCTGAGAGCTCATCCCGTCTCCGTGGTCGTCTCCTTTCTCGTCTGGAAATACCAGATCCCGCTCTTCAATGACAAAGAGGAATAGGAGACGGTAAACAAAGCGTAGAAGCTGGTTATAGAGCTCCAGCGCAGTAAGATCTCCCTCAGCCACGCGCTTTCGAAGATCGGCGTTGTCACGGGCCTGTAGGAGAGCATTTGCCATCTCCTGAATGCCAGTTTTAACCGCATCACTCAGCTTCCCCCGAATACGAGCACCTTGCTCCAACGCGTGCTGATGATAGCCTTCTATGATTGATTCGTCGGCCACCTCGGGACGCTCAGGCATGCGGCTCCGGTGGAGGAGCCGATAGAGGATGGCGAAGTCGGCATATACCTCGTCCTCCATCATCTGGACGAGATCAAACTCCAGGTACGTCAGGCGCGTCAGTCGCGAGGAGTCGCGTAGAAGGCGCAGCTGGCGGCCATTTGTGACTAGAGCGTACAGATGAGATGTCAAATTGAGATACTCCTGCACCAGCGCGTGCGGCGAGAGACGAGGCCCGCTGGCCTCACGTCGTCGCTCCAAGCTATCAGAGTATCCCATCACGTGAACTGGGAAGCCGCCGATCGACTCGTCGCGGTGACTTAGGTCGTAAGTTTCTCCCTGGACGACAGCGGCTTTAGGCTGATAGGTTAGGTTGTAGCCCAACGTGTCCAGGAAGGGTAGAATCCAGAACTGGCGCGTCTCGGAAGTGGCGGTCGAATCCTCATCGAGGCGCTGGAGCTTGCTCTGAAAGACCTGCCATTGGTGCTTCGTCTCTCCCCAGGCCCGTGCAATTTCATCTTTGACCCTCCCTTCTATCCCAAAGCTTCCCGGCGTCTGATCCTGCGCCTCCTGCTCTAACCTTCCCAATAACTCGGCAGACAGAATATTTCCCTGAATCGTGATGGTTGGGTATTGCTTCATAGGAATGAGAGAATTGGAGAACGCAGCGATCTGTATGAACAGCAGTCAGTTAGGGACTCAAAAGAAGTTACATCTCGACCATGAGACCTCTTCGACGAACCCTTCACGGATCCTGTCACTGAGCCGGCGAGATTACTCTGGGAGAAGAACGTATACCCCTAGCACATCGGGGGGCCACACGGGCTCGACCCCTTCATAGCTGGAGCCGCCGACGACCCTGCGATGCCGTTCATGAGCGTCGATCAGGGCCTGGGTGCGAGAACGAGTGATTGACTCCAGATCGTCTTTTGCGAACTGAAGATCTTCGATCTCTTCTTCCAAAAACTGACGCTGAGCATTCGAGCTTAGATTGGAAGACGGGACGAGATCCAGAAGAAGGTGACGTGCCTCTTCCTCAGACAGCTCTTCTCGGTCTTCGATAAGCCCGCGGTACCCCCAGGTCATCACCTCCTCGGCCACAATTTCTTCGGACTGCTGATCAGCACGAATGACATTGCGGATGCGAAAGAGAATGAGCGTCGTCTTAATGTCGACAGCTTCCGTCCGGATCACGGCAGCTCGGGAAGGGGCGTCTTCTGCATCAGGATCAAAGGCATTCCGCATGACGTGTTGGCACGCCTGCTCAACGAAGGCGTGATTGCGGCCAAGGTACGTGTAGCCGTCAGGAACGGGTGACTGAAAGGTGACATCTACCTGGTCACTATCAGGCAAGGTTTCGCGGAGCGCGGGGGGAAGTTGGTTCGGATATAGGCGGTAGCCAACGACTTCCTCCCCATTTCGGCGTGGGTCCATCTGGACTCCCTCATGTGCAGCGAATCGGCGCACGAATCGCTCTACAGCCTGAGGGCTTCCCAAGACGCGATCCGTCTCTTTCAGATCGGGTTCGATTTCTTCGGGTTGGATCCGATTCTGCGCAAAGATTCCCCGAGTGTTTGTCTCACGCTCCAGTGCTCGATCGAGAGCTTCATTTACTTCCGACTCTTTGTTTTGAACTGTCTGTGCTTCTAGGCCTAGCGTGAGTTGATCCTGTTTGGCTGCCGCCTCAGGATTCATCAGCACCGCCTGCGTTATCGCCTCGGTGATGGTCTGGCTGTCTTCGGGAAATGGAAGTGCAATGCCGGTTTCCTCGTGAATCTTACGGGTTTTGCGGAGGAGAACGCGGGTAATGACGCCGTCGATCGGGTTTTCCCCTACCATCAGCACAGTCTTTACTTGATCTGCGGCCTGGCCGTACCGATCCACCCTTCCCTCGCGCTGCTCAATGCGATTCGGGTTCCACGGCAGGTCGTAGTGAATCACAGCGGTGAAGTGCTCCTGCAAGTTGATCCCCTCACTCAGGCAATCGGTCGCAAATAGAACGCGCCGAGGGGCCTGTCCAATCGCTTCAACGCGATCTCTACGTTGATCATCGTTCAGTTCGCTTGTGACCGCCTCCACTGCGATTTTGGAGTAGGCGTCCTCCAGTACCGGTTTCAGACGCTCCTCCAGGTAGTTCGCTGTAGGAATATAGCGGCAAAAGACGATGGGCTGGTAGCCCGCCTCCAGGAGATCCTCCAATTGGGCACGGAGCTGCCGGAGTTTCCAGTCCCCATCGAACGTACGCAGATCTGAGAGCCGATCTGCAAAGGTTTGGAGCTGCTTGACCTCTATAGAGGCAAACTCGGCCGTTTCTGTAAGCTCGGTAGGCGTGGTGTCGGCATGATTCTCATCAGTGTCGAAAAGTACGTCAGCAGCCGCATCATCGTCCACCTCAGCGTCCTCAGCCACCTTCTCAGCCCGGTTGCGGAGCATCATTTCTCCTGAAGCGGGGCTGGAAATTACGCCTCGAAGGATGGCCAGAGCGGTCCAGTAGCGCATATGGGACTCAGACCCGTTCTCAACGCCGGCGTATCCTCGGGCGAAGCGAAGCACATCGTCGAAGAGCTCCTGATAACCGGGCGACAAGGGGTACTGGGTCTCCTCAGCGATGCGATCAGGAAAGTCAGTATGCTCCATCCATTCGACAATGTCACGCCTGCGACGCTGTACTACATGTTTGGCAACGCGCTCACGGGTCTGTCGAGGAGCATCTGCCAGCACGACATCTTCGAAGTCCGAATCCAAAAAGGCTAGTAGCGACTGAAACGACTCCTCGATGCCGCTATGAGGTGTCGCCGTCAGCAAGAGCAAGTGCTGCTGTGCTTTCTGGGCGATTTTATGCACGAGGAAGTGCCGCTGCTGCTGGCGGTGCGACGTGGCGCCGCGAGGCAACGTGCAGGTATGTGCCTCGTCTACCACTACCATCTCGGGGCATTCCGCCAGAAACAACTGCCGACGGCGCTCAGACTTGATGTAGTCAATCGAGATAATTTGAAAGGGATAGTGACGAAAAACGCTCTCGTCCCCTTGAATCCGTCGGTCGAGCCGTGCTGCAGTGTCGGTTCGAATCACCTCCACGTCCTCAAACCCAAATTTCTCGCGGGCCTCCTTCTCCCACTGATCACACAGGTGTGCTGGGCAAACAACGGCGAAGCGCTCAATCAGGCCGCGATCAACCATCTCGCGAACGATCAGTAGCGCCTCGATAGTCTTACCTACACCCACGTCATCGGCAATGAGCAGACGAACGATCTCCTGGCGCAGGGCCATTATAAGTGGCACCACCTGATAAGGGCGCGGGCGCACCGAGAGGCGCCCGAATGACCGGAACGGACCTGCTCCACTACGAAGGCCGAGCCGCGCAGCGTCGTACAGTAGCTGAGCCGAGTCGAAATCGGCCAGATCAGCAGCGCTGGGCATCGGAAACTCGGCAGGCTCGGGAGTTTCATTAGGAAGAGCCAGTGGCAGGTACACGCCAGTGCTTTCCAGTTCGTGTCCCCCGAGTGGCTTAATCCGGAGCACGTCCGGATCCGACGACGGCATTACAATCCATTCCCGGTCGCGAAGTCGAACGAGTGCGCCAGGATTGAATGTCTGAGACATATGAAAGAAGCAGTTCGGACAGAAGTGAGATAACAAACAATAGAGACAAGGGACTGGACTATCGGACAGAACGGAAAATATCCCCGTTCTCGTCGAGAAGAGTATCCAGAGGCTCTGAGTAGTGGTACTCGATTACGCGATAGCCATGAGCGCGAAGCTTCCGACGAACGTTCTCATCGTGCTTCTTCACTTCGGAGTCATCATGAGGTGACCCGTCAACGAAGACAGCGGCCCGTTCCTCCTCGTAGTAGAAGTCCGGCTGTACGTATAGCTCTGGCGGCGTCCACTGCGCATAGTCGGGAAGCCGAAGGTTTCGTTCGTACAGGCGCTCCAGAAAGTCGTCTTCCAGCGTTGAGTTCGGGTCCGTTTGCTGAAGAAGGCGCTGATACTGTTCATCGTAGTCTTCTCCAGTTGCTGACTTTGATTCGAGATCGCATGCCAGTAGCATCTCCAACGCCCCACGAATCAGCCTGCGGTCTATGCGCTCGTGATGGTACTGGTTGTAATAGCTCAGAAGATCGTCATACGAGGCTTTCGGCTTGCTAGCTTCCTCCTCCGGATCCTCGTTGAAATGACATAGATCATACGCCACCTCAACTACCTGCCGAAACCGTTCCGGCGCCTCCACAATCTGCGACAGAATACCCAAGCTTCCCTCTGCTGCCTCATAGATCATCAAGTTAGGTATGTCCTGCTCGCCCATGAGGGTGGATTGGATCTCGCCAGACTCCACCTGAAAGACTCGAATAATGGCCTGCTGCAGTGCGTACTGCAGGGTTAACACCCCGTCTTCGTCCAGGTCAAGAGCGCTCGATGGGTGTATGTACAATGCGTCAGCGACGTCGCTCGTGTACAGCTTCACCCGTTCCCAGTCCGGCACGTCGGGATCGCTCGGATCCATATCGGGACTCGGGGATCGCGCCCACGTGCCGGTAGAGGGATTCACCATGAAGCCCTCTTGATCGTAATAACGCCACCCTTGATTGACGAAGTAGAGCCGGGCGGTCGGCACGTACTTGACAGACAGAAGCGGTTCCCCATCCGAAGACAGGAGCAACTCCTGAACGTCGTCCATCGGCCCGTCGACACTGAAATAGGTGTCAATCTTGTATCCCTCCCGCGAACGCTCTTCCTCTTCGCATGTGATGTTCTCGCGCGGGTAGGTACGCACTTCCGAAAGCTCCAGCAGATTCGGAAAGCGTTCTCGATCGTTTTCGGTGTTGAGCGGAGTGTTCGTGAATGGGCAGTTTGTCCGATTCCTCTCCTCACCAGCGAGAAAATACCCAGAATGTTTGCTGACCTTTGCCTCAATCTGGCTCGTCTCTAGATCCAGGTTCTGAAGGCGATTAACCTCGAACTTTGAGCCGTTGTGATAAATGCGGTTGCGTGGCCCAAACTCACGAAGAGCAATCTCCCTTGGCCGCGAGATGTACTCGCCTCCCTCTCCTATCGGCATGTATGCCCGAATAGGCAGGCGTGTGAAGTTGTATCCGGGGAGGAAACCTTCCGACGCTAGATATCGAAATGGATAGAACTCGGAGTAGTAACGTGCACCGCGGGCTTCATTCTTTAGAAGCGCAATCTGCCGCCGGGCTTGCCTTTCTTCCCGTTCCGCTTCTTGGCGCTCGTCACTCGACGGGGTGAGCACCGGATCGTCCAGAACTTTCTGGGCTTCCTTCCGCTGCCGGACGGCTGACCGGTAAAGCGACCGCCAGCGATCCAGTGCCTTATCGAACTTGTTTGGCACCGCACGAACCGCGTCCTTGATCCATGTCTCGGTATACCAGGATCGGCCAATGCGTTCATGCAATCGGCCAAGTGTACTTCGAAACCGTTGGGCAATACGTTCTTGTTGATCAGGAGAAAGCTCCAACTCTTCTTTCACCTCTCTGCGAAGCGGCAAGTCTGGATCGTCGAGCTTTAGGAGGCTGCTGACAGCGTCCTGAAGCGCGCCAAGGCCTACCTCTGAGAGGTACAGTGCGTGGAGGTGTGAGCGAAGCAGTTCTTCGTTCTTGAGATCCAGTCGTGGGGGATTCACCACCCCGGCAACCATGTCCTTTTTGTTCTGAAAGAAGTGTCGGTCATGTGGAGAGCTATTCGAGCAGTACGTGACCGATAAAGCTGCTTGCCCTACTCGACCTGCTCGACCACTTCGCTGTGCGTAGTTCGCCGGATTGGGTGGTACATTGCGCATGTGTACCACTGCCAAGTCCTTTATATCAATGCCGAGTTCCATGGTCGGCGAACAGAAGAGAGCTTGCAACTGCCCTTCTCGAAAGTCTTCTTCTCGCTCCTGACGGTCGCTGTTCTGAATTTGGCCGGTGTGCTCTGCACCTGATAAACTTCCTTCGAAGTCGGAGTCTCTCGAGTAGACCTCTCGAAAATACTGGTTGGCTTCAGGCTCCGGCAGATTCTTTTTCGCCTGTAAACGCACATCGTCTCGGTAAGGCTGTATCTCCCGGTCCTCATTCGGCGCTTTCCACAGGAGCCGGTTGACCTGGAGGCGATAAAGAGGTATTTGCTCTCCTCTGTACTCCTTCTCGGTCCGACTCAAATACCCGAGACCAGTCAAGACCCCCAACAGGTCGTCCATAAACTGGTCATAGGCCGTACGATCAGAAAGGTGGAGTCCCAGCTCTTCGTGGCGGCGCAGATGTTTTCCTAAGGCGCTTCTATACCCGACGCTGGTAGAGGGCACGTCCCGCCGCTGGAAAGATTGCACATACGCATATTTCGGATGCTCAATCTCTTCTTCCTCGGAATCTAGTCCCCACCGCGCAGTCAGCCGGTCCCGGATGAGGTGACTGTTTGTATTGATATTTTGTGCTTGCAGGTCGACGTGGTCCAGGGCGTAGCTGGTGCGGAAGTAGTTCAGGATATCCTTCAGAAGGCCAAAGCGCACCTCTTGGCTCATGTCCCTTAGGGCATCCACTGTCTTCCATCCCTCATCTTGTCCCGCTATTTCGCTTAGGTTTTTGTACCCGATCTCCAGTAGCGCGCATTGCTCCAGGTTCGGAAGCACGATACGCCAGGATCTCCGGAGATCCTCCAATGCCCGATAGAAGATCATCTTCTTCAGTGCCTTCTGATTGTCGTTTCCAGACACCGAGAAGCCGGAGACGCTCATCGGATTACGCGCGTAATCAGACTCAGGTAGATCCAAAGCCTCAAACACGGCCTGTGCAAGACGATCACTTTCCAGAGTCTGATCAGGAGACGACTTTACCGCCTCGTAGATCGCTGACCTAAGTCGGATAACCTGATTAAAGTCGTTGAAGTGCCCAGCCTGAAGAGAGGCGTCTTGCCGGTTGTCTGTGAAGCTGAGCAACTTCCGAGCTTCCGGTTCAACATCGGCCGACTCTAGTTGCCGAACGATGGTGCGAGACAGAACGGACGTGGCCGTACTTCGGGCCTCACTGCCCAACTTTGCCAGCTTGGAGAATTCACTGGTTCGACTCTGGTTGTACATCACCCCCGCCGTTGGATCCAGCGGCAGTTTCGCTGGCACCCACCAACCTTCATAGGGAAAACCTGGACTCGGCTCGCTCGAAAAGTTCCCCTGAACGTCGAAATAGATCTTCTGTGGCACTCGATCCCTGCGGCTCTTCTTAATACTGGTAACCGTCCCGTCCGAACCGCGATTGAACCACGACTTGGGTAGTATGTCTTCCTGCTCTTCCTCTCTCCACACCGGCTCGTCTCCCATATCAAGTAACAAATAACCGCTTCTCCGGTCGACATCATCTGCCTCTTCCTGCTGGTGCACGTCGTGAAAGTCCCGTGGCACAAGTTGGTCGTCGTAATCCCGACGGGTAACGCATAAGAAGTCGTGTCCCGTCAACCGACTGAAAGCAACAGGGAAGATGGGCTTGTCTGTCTCATCCTCCCGAACAGTGTAGCCAGCATCCAGCGTAATCGTACGCTCCTCACGGCCCTCAAGGGTTACATAGACAGAACCTGTCTGAGCAATAAACTGGTGGAGCTTGAACGGCAGAAGAGGCTTTTCATTGCGCTCAGCCCGTTCTCGGTTTACGGTCTCAACCCACCGAAGAATATCGGTGAGGGCCTCTTTGCACTCCTCCTTGGCCAACCCTGTAACCTCGACCAGTTCTTCTGTGATCTCTGGAAGAGTGAGGGGCTCTCGGCGAACGAGAACATCGCCCTTGACATCGAGCCCAATCCGATGCTCTAACCACCTTGCTAATGGATTCTCACGCAAAGCCGCCTCACCAGCTGACGGTACGACGGGTGCCTGCACAGCCTCACGAAGCGTCGAGGCCTCCTCGTTTGGAGGTTCAAAATGGTTCGTGAGGGTTTCGCCAATGACGTGGTCCGACTCGAAGGACTGCCCAAAGATCTTTTCAGCCACCTCGGCAACCTGACGACGTTGCTCACTGAGCGACTCATCACCAGCCGCCATCGTAGCACTTGTGCCAATACAGACCAGTTCGTTCTCAGTATATTCCTGCAAGCGACGATTCAACAGGCCAACATCTGCACCTTGACGCCCCCGATAGGTGTGTA contains:
- a CDS encoding DEAD/DEAH box helicase translates to MDIFAFQDEVVEEYKSYVQSFIDIRDGRIRKEVESALDEDKKLWPEPLVQFNPAYETAGLPSSLVEAGVLHSELPDVFYNRERDEPFRLYRHQEEALRLGANDENFVVTSGTGSGKSLTYLGTIFDSVFRDKTGPGIRAIIIYPMNALINSQLQAIEEFKETYEARTGRQFPVQFAQYTGQTGQGERERILKNPPHILLTNYMMMELILTRQREAALRGSISDGLQYLVYDELHTYRGRQGADVGLLNRRLQEYTENELVCIGTSATMAAGDESLSEQRRQVAEVAEKIFGQSFESDHVIGETLTNHFEPPNEEASTLREAVQAPVVPSAGEAALRENPLARWLEHRIGLDVKGDVLVRREPLTLPEITEELVEVTGLAKEECKEALTDILRWVETVNRERAERNEKPLLPFKLHQFIAQTGSVYVTLEGREERTITLDAGYTVREDETDKPIFPVAFSRLTGHDFLCVTRRDYDDQLVPRDFHDVHQQEEADDVDRRSGYLLLDMGDEPVWREEEQEDILPKSWFNRGSDGTVTSIKKSRRDRVPQKIYFDVQGNFSSEPSPGFPYEGWWVPAKLPLDPTAGVMYNQSRTSEFSKLAKLGSEARSTATSVLSRTIVRQLESADVEPEARKLLSFTDNRQDASLQAGHFNDFNQVIRLRSAIYEAVKSSPDQTLESDRLAQAVFEALDLPESDYARNPMSVSGFSVSGNDNQKALKKMIFYRALEDLRRSWRIVLPNLEQCALLEIGYKNLSEIAGQDEGWKTVDALRDMSQEVRFGLLKDILNYFRTSYALDHVDLQAQNINTNSHLIRDRLTARWGLDSEEEEIEHPKYAYVQSFQRRDVPSTSVGYRSALGKHLRRHEELGLHLSDRTAYDQFMDDLLGVLTGLGYLSRTEKEYRGEQIPLYRLQVNRLLWKAPNEDREIQPYRDDVRLQAKKNLPEPEANQYFREVYSRDSDFEGSLSGAEHTGQIQNSDRQEREEDFREGQLQALFCSPTMELGIDIKDLAVVHMRNVPPNPANYAQRSGRAGRVGQAALSVTYCSNSSPHDRHFFQNKKDMVAGVVNPPRLDLKNEELLRSHLHALYLSEVGLGALQDAVSSLLKLDDPDLPLRREVKEELELSPDQQERIAQRFRSTLGRLHERIGRSWYTETWIKDAVRAVPNKFDKALDRWRSLYRSAVRQRKEAQKVLDDPVLTPSSDERQEAEREERQARRQIALLKNEARGARYYSEFYPFRYLASEGFLPGYNFTRLPIRAYMPIGEGGEYISRPREIALREFGPRNRIYHNGSKFEVNRLQNLDLETSQIEAKVSKHSGYFLAGEERNRTNCPFTNTPLNTENDRERFPNLLELSEVRTYPRENITCEEEERSREGYKIDTYFSVDGPMDDVQELLLSSDGEPLLSVKYVPTARLYFVNQGWRYYDQEGFMVNPSTGTWARSPSPDMDPSDPDVPDWERVKLYTSDVADALYIHPSSALDLDEDGVLTLQYALQQAIIRVFQVESGEIQSTLMGEQDIPNLMIYEAAEGSLGILSQIVEAPERFRQVVEVAYDLCHFNEDPEEEASKPKASYDDLLSYYNQYHHERIDRRLIRGALEMLLACDLESKSATGEDYDEQYQRLLQQTDPNSTLEDDFLERLYERNLRLPDYAQWTPPELYVQPDFYYEEERAAVFVDGSPHDDSEVKKHDENVRRKLRAHGYRVIEYHYSEPLDTLLDENGDIFRSVR
- a CDS encoding DNA methyltransferase; the protein is MKQYPTITIQGNILSAELLGRLEQEAQDQTPGSFGIEGRVKDEIARAWGETKHQWQVFQSKLQRLDEDSTATSETRQFWILPFLDTLGYNLTYQPKAAVVQGETYDLSHRDESIGGFPVHVMGYSDSLERRREASGPRLSPHALVQEYLNLTSHLYALVTNGRQLRLLRDSSRLTRLTYLEFDLVQMMEDEVYADFAILYRLLHRSRMPERPEVADESIIEGYHQHALEQGARIRGKLSDAVKTGIQEMANALLQARDNADLRKRVAEGDLTALELYNQLLRFVYRLLFLFVIEERDLVFPDEKGDDHGDGMSSQEVYDELYAVSRLRPLAEQSRLADGRKHDLWLRVLNTFRLFEREDVGAEVGIAPLAGELFAPDALGALTDAVLDNRTLLHTLSRLTRFKNEQGVWTRVNYAALNVEEFGSVYEGLLEYEPVVQEGASPEHGKGWGFGFQEGEERDDTGSHYTPEELVRPLLENALVPVMEKKLNAAGDNPQEREEALLSLSVCDVACGSGHFLLAAARRIAFELAVVRTGEDQPSPEALRTAKRDVISRCIYGVDKNPMAVELCKVALWLEAHDPGKPLTFLDHRVRCGDAIIGVDRVDSFREGIPNDPFYKVTGDDNDVLRTLRKQSKEEREKRSASGLQLELGDEVSEELQSLARRFHDLEAMPDDTVDERRKKKEAFDRFQTDEWTRLKTLADAQVAPFFIRKTEENKDRVMTDGTFRRLLHGSGSLPDRPDVEAACKVGDEKNFFHWFLEFPEVFAEGGFDVILGNPPFLGNRKLKSTFGDDFLPYVKSEYEPAGATDLVAYFFRRIFDILNSEGGFGCIATNTIAQGSTREGGLAVILNEGGTINYAERSKKWPGKANLKVTLTTIQKGEYEGDFVLDGDEVDEINSYLSDEEPLPDPEKLDENSEVSFIGSVLSGSGFVLSEAEAEVLMEKNPDLRDVLFPYLIGDDLNSDPYQQPSRWVINFRDWPKSEAKKYPECFEIVEEKVKPHRADNNRKAYRKRWWRFAEPCMNLYRTIESFDRVLVNALNTKYMSFVFYEDDIVFSHMNGVFALDSYDDFAILQSNLHEQWAWKNASTLKGDLRYTPSKVFETFPFPRLDKDEETALAEVGQAYYEQRQAVMERMQLGLTKTYNLFHDPDAGPETVATAAQSDLSDDVAEAVASQIVNLRDLHARMDRQVLGAYGWNDIDLEHDFHAVDYLPEDDRIRYTISKRARKTVLRRLLELNFNRHAEEADVPVTEVEGHEVLAEKSA
- a CDS encoding SNF2-related protein, which gives rise to MSQTFNPGALVRLRDREWIVMPSSDPDVLRIKPLGGHELESTGVYLPLALPNETPEPAEFPMPSAADLADFDSAQLLYDAARLGLRSGAGPFRSFGRLSVRPRPYQVVPLIMALRQEIVRLLIADDVGVGKTIEALLIVREMVDRGLIERFAVVCPAHLCDQWEKEAREKFGFEDVEVIRTDTAARLDRRIQGDESVFRHYPFQIISIDYIKSERRRQLFLAECPEMVVVDEAHTCTLPRGATSHRQQQRHFLVHKIAQKAQQHLLLLTATPHSGIEESFQSLLAFLDSDFEDVVLADAPRQTRERVAKHVVQRRRRDIVEWMEHTDFPDRIAEETQYPLSPGYQELFDDVLRFARGYAGVENGSESHMRYWTALAILRGVISSPASGEMMLRNRAEKVAEDAEVDDDAAADVLFDTDENHADTTPTELTETAEFASIEVKQLQTFADRLSDLRTFDGDWKLRQLRAQLEDLLEAGYQPIVFCRYIPTANYLEERLKPVLEDAYSKIAVEAVTSELNDDQRRDRVEAIGQAPRRVLFATDCLSEGINLQEHFTAVIHYDLPWNPNRIEQREGRVDRYGQAADQVKTVLMVGENPIDGVITRVLLRKTRKIHEETGIALPFPEDSQTITEAITQAVLMNPEAAAKQDQLTLGLEAQTVQNKESEVNEALDRALERETNTRGIFAQNRIQPEEIEPDLKETDRVLGSPQAVERFVRRFAAHEGVQMDPRRNGEEVVGYRLYPNQLPPALRETLPDSDQVDVTFQSPVPDGYTYLGRNHAFVEQACQHVMRNAFDPDAEDAPSRAAVIRTEAVDIKTTLILFRIRNVIRADQQSEEIVAEEVMTWGYRGLIEDREELSEEEARHLLLDLVPSSNLSSNAQRQFLEEEIEDLQFAKDDLESITRSRTQALIDAHERHRRVVGGSSYEGVEPVWPPDVLGVYVLLPE